TCGTCCGAGCCTCCAAGCCGCAACCAATAGCGGGTCGAGCATAAAATGAGGGAAACATCCATGGACACAACGAGCATCGTAACCTCGCATCCGGCATTGGCCGACGGCGAGGCGAGAGTGCAGGGGGGCGAGCACCTGCCGCGCAAGTCCCCGCCGGAGGGAGCGCGATGAAGGTCGTACTTTCCAAGGCAAGCAGAAACATGAAGCAGCCGAATCCGCTCGACTCCGTCGCGCAATCCTACCAAGGTGGTGCGTTTGTAACGCTTGACTTCACACCTTGAGAGGAGCGACCCAAGGCGGCCCGCAGCATCTGCCCAACGACGACATAATCAACTCAGGAGGAAAGCCCAGATGAAGACACTAACCGGCATCATCACAGCCGTTGCGCTGGCGGTCTCAGCGCCCCTGGCGACCGCACGCGATTTCCGCTCCGCCGACGTACACCCCGCCGATTATCCGACCGTCGAGGCCGTCAAGTTCATGGGCAAGCAGCTCGCGACGGCGAGCGGCGGCAAGCTCGGTGTGAAGGTGTTTCCCAATGGAGCCCTGGGCTCCGAGAAGGACACCATCGAGCAGCTCAAGATCGGCGCACTCGACATGATGCGGATCAACGCATCGCCGTTGAACAACTTCGTGCCGGAAACCATCGCGCTGTGCCTGCCTTTCGTCTTCCGGGACACGCAGCACATGCGCACGGTTCTCGACGGGCCGATCGGCGATGAGATCCTGGCGGCGATGGAGCCCGCGGGATTGGTCGGCCTTGCCTATTACGACAGCGGGGCCCGGTCCATTTACACCGTCAAGGCACCGATCAAGTCGCTCGCGGACCTCAAGGGCCTGAAGATTCGCGTCCAGCAATCCGACCTGTGGGTCGGCATGATCCAGAGCCTCGGGGCCAACCCGACGCCGATGCCGTATGGGGAGGTCTACACCGCTCTCAAGACCGGTCTGGTGGACGCTGCCGAGAACAACTGGCCCTCCTACGAGTCGTCGCGCCATTTCGAGGCCGCCAAGTTCTACAACGTCACTGAGCACTCCCTGGCGCCCGAAGTGCTCGTGATGTCCAAGAAGGTCTGGGACACGCTGAGCAAGGAGGATCAGGCAATGATCCGCAAGGCGGCCAAGGAATCGGTGCCCGTCATGCGCAAGCTCTGGGACGAGCGCGAGCAGGCTTCTCGCAAGACCGTCGAGGCGGCCGGCGTTCAGGTTGTCCCGATCGCCAACAAGGCGGAGTTCGTCGATGCGATGAAGCCGGTATACGCGAAGTTCGCTGGCGACGAAAAGCTGCAGAGCATTGTCAAGCGCATCCAGGACACGAAGTAAGAACATAGCGTCGGGTCCGGCGTCGCCGACCAGCGACGCCGGACCCTCGCAAGGAGACGCGGATGTCGGACCAACACGTCGCGAGCCACGACCCGGAGGCACTCGCCGGACGCCCATCGACCGGCTTGCTGTCGCGGATCAATGCCGTCATCGCTCGCTTGGGCATGTATCTGTCCGTGAGCGGCCTGCTCGTCATCGTTACCATCGTGTTCTACCAGGTGTTCGGACGTTACGTGCTCAATTCCAGCCCGACCTGGACGGAGAACCTTGCGCTGGTTCTGATCCTGTATGTCACGCTGATCGGCGCCGCCGTCGGCGTGCGCGATGCCGGACACATCGGAATGGACAGCTTGCTGGTGATGCTTCCGGATCACACGCGAGAAAAAATCGAGCTTGTGATCCACGTTCTGGTGGCCACGTTTGGCATTGCGATGGCCTACAACGGCTGGATACTCGGGGCGTCGGTCGGAACCGTGAAGATCCCCAATCTTGGCCTGCCTGAGGTCGTCCGCTACGTACCGCTGATCGCCTCCGGCGTGTTGATCGTCTCCTTTTCCATCGAGCACATCATTGCTCTCCTGCGCGGCGAAGAGGTCGTCCCCTCATGGAATTGATCATTCTCGGCGCCACCTTCTTCGGCTTCCTCATTCTCGGCGTACCGGTCGCCTTCGCGATCGGCCTCTCGGCGATTTGCACCATCCTCTACGAAGGCCTGCCGGTTGCCGTCATCTTCCAGCAGATGATGTCGGGGATGAACATCTTCTCCTTCCTCGCCATTCCGTTCTTCGTCTTCAGCGGTGAGCTGATGCTGCATGGCGGCGTCGCCGACAAGATCGTGCAGCTCGCCAAGAACCTCGTCGGACACATCCGCGGCGGGCTCGGCATGTCGAACGTGGTCGCCTGCACGCTGTTCGGCGGCGTATCCGGTTCGCCGGTGGCCGACGTGTCGGCGATGGGAGCGGTGATGATCCCGATGATGAAAAAGGAAGGTTTCGACACCGACTACGCCGTCAACGTCACCACTCATGCCTCGCTGGTCGGAGCGCTGATGCCGACCAGTCACAATATGATCATCTATGCCCTGGCCGCAGGCGGCAAGGTATCGATCGGCGCGCTGATTGCCGCCGGCATCCTGCCGGCGCTCGTGCTGATGGTGTGCATGCTGGTTGCCGCCTACGCGGTCGCGGTGAAGCGAGGCTATCCGGCTGGCAAGTTTCCAGGCTGGGCCGAGGTTTTCCGCTCGTTCGCGGCCGCTCTGCCCGGCCTTCTGATCGTCGGCATCATCCTGGCGGGCATCCTGTCCGGCGTCTTCACCGCAACTGAATCCGCAGCCGTCGCCGTCACCTACACGATCCTGCTGACCTTCTTCATTTACCGCACCATGACCTGGACGAACTTCCTGCGGGCCGCGGCCAAGGCGGTGAAGACGACGGGCGTGGTGCTGCTGCTGATCGGCGTCTCCACCATGTTCCAGTATCTGATGGGACTCTACGAGGTGGCCGACCTCGCCGGCGACATGATGAGCAAGGTATCCACGCGGCCCTGGGCCATCTTCCTGCTCATCAACGTCATCCTGTTCCTGCTCGGCACCTTCATGGACATGGCGGCGACCATCCTGATCTGCACCCCGATTTTCTTGCCGATCGCGATGAAGGCCGGCATGGATCCGGTGCAGTTCGGCATGTTGATGCTGATCAACTGCGCCCTTGGGCTGAACACTCCGCCGGTCGGAACGACGCAGTTCGTGGGCTGCGCCATCGGCGGCATCTCGGTGGGCGCGGTGATGCGCACCATCTTGCCGTTCTACGCCGCCCTGATCGCAGCGCTCATGTTCGTGACCTATGTCCCCGCCTTCTCGCTTTGGCTGCCGCGTCTGCTGATGGGGTACAAGGGATAGCTGTCGCCTGAGGCCAGCATCTGGCCGGCGAAGCGGCCTTGCGACACTTTGCTTCGCGCAACAGGGAGAATCAGTTCGTGACGGACTATCGCAAACTCTTCGATCTCACCGGCAAGACGGCAGTCGTGCTTGGCGCCGCTTCGGGCATCGGCAAGTCCTCGGCAGAAGCGCTGGCGGGGCTCGGCGCCCGCGTCGTTTGCGCCGATCGCGCGCTTGACGCGGCGGAGGCGACCGCGGCCGGCCTTCGCGAGAAGGGCGGCTGGGCCGAGGCGGCCGCGTGCGATGCTGCAAGTGCGGCGGATGTGTCCGCACTGGCGACGACCGTGATGCAGAAGTTTCCGCGGCTCGATATCGCCGTGACGACGCCTGGGCTCAACATCCGCAAGACCATCCTCGACTACACCGAGGAGGATCTCGACCGCGTCGTCACGCTCAACGTCAAGGGCACCGTCTGGTTCTTCCAGGCCTTCGGCCGCATCATGGTGGAGCAGAAGGGCGGCAGTATCATCGCCTGCTCCTCGGTGCGCGCCGTCACCATCGAGCCCGGCCTTGCAGTGTATGGCTCGACCAAGGCGGCGATCGGCCTCCTGGTGAAGGGTTTTGCCTCCGAGGTCGGCCGCTCCGGCGTGCGCGTCAACGCGATTGCGCCGAGCATCGCAGAGACCGCGCTGACCGGCCCGTTCAAGCAGCGGCCTGACATCTACGATCTTTACGCCGGCCATACGGTGTTCAACCGCTGGAGCAGCGCCGACGAGGTCGCGACAGCGGTGGCCTATCTCGCCTCGGATGCCGCGAGCTATGTCAGCGGCAGCACGCTGTTTGTCGATGGCGGATGGACGGCAGTCGACGGACCGCCGACGGGCCTCACCCAATTGAGCAAGTAAGGCGCGCGTGCGCATCGTCTAGCCGGCAAAGCCCACGCGCCGGCGCAGCTCTCCTTGGTCTGCGCCGGCCAATAGCGCGATCAGCGCGCGCGCCTCTGCCGGATGCGCGGCCCGCGTGGTGATGCCGGCCGTGTACATCGTGACGAGCTCGCATCCCGGCGGCAGCGTTCCGGACAGCACGATGCCGTCGGTCGCGATGATCTCCGTCGCCTGCGTGCAGCCGATCGGCCGTTGCGCGGTGGAGGCCGCAAGCTCCCGCATCGCGGTTGCGCCGTTCGGATAGATCTTGAGGCGGGATGCGACCTCATAGGCGATGCCGAGCTGATCCAGCACCTTGGCGACATGCATGCCGGCGGTCGAGGCCTTGGTGTCCGGGACGAAGATGGCATCGGCAGTGCGCAGCACCTCTCGCAGATCGGCTTCGGTCTTCACGGTCACTTTCGGATCGCCGCTACGAACGGCGAGCGCGGTGTCGATCTGGCCGATGTCTGCGATCGATGCCGATGTCACGAGGTGTTCGTCGGCGAGCCTGGCCACCAGCGTGCGCGTCAGGACGACGAGATCGGCCGGGGTGCTCGCGCGCAGTCTGTCGGCCATGATGCCGACCGCGCCGAACTGGCCGTCGATGCGGAATCCGGTCTGTGCCTTGAAGGCGTCGGTGAGGCCGTGAACCAGGCCTTGCGCCGCACCTCCGCTCAGGATGTTCAGTGTCGTCACGATGCAAGCTCCATGGCTGCAATGATCCTGTCGCGCGTGATCGGCAGGTCGCGCACCCGTACGCCCAGGCAATCGAAGACCGCATTCGCGATCGCCGCGGTCACCGGGCCAGGGGCGGCTTCGCCGGCGCCGACCGGCTCGATCTCCGGCCGCTGGATGATCTCGACATCCACCGCGGGCACCTCGCTGAACGTCAGGATCGGATAGTCCGTCCAGGCGGTAGACGTGATGTGTGTCCGGTCGAAGCGGACGCGTTCCTTCAGCACCCAGCTCGTCGCCTGGATCGCGCCGCCCTCGATCTGGTTGATCACACCATCCGGATTGATGACCTCGCCGACATCCACCGCAAGCGTCAGCCGCTTGACGCGGACGTCGTCGGCGCCTTCGATCTCGGCAATCGCAGCGCAATAGGCGCCCGTGTTCTTGTAGCGTGCGAAGCCGACGCCGTGGCCGACTCCCGTGCGCTTTTGCGGCTTCCACTGCGCGCGTCGCGCGGCGGCGCGGATGACGTCCTTGGCCCGCTCGTCGCGCAGATGGCGCAGGCGGAACTCGATCGGATCTTCGCCGCGCAAAGCGGCGATCTCGTCGAGCAGGGATTCGATGGCGAACACGTTGCCTTGCCCGCCCAGGGTCCGCAGCGCCGAGGTGCGCACGGGCATGGTCAAGAGCCGATGGCTGGTGATCGTCCAGGCCGGGAGATCGTAGAGCGGAACGGCGTTGCGGTCGCCGCCACCGCCATTGGCGGCCGGCGGATTGGAGGAGATCATGCGGGGGTAGGGGTTCGCGATCTCGGTCGCCGCAAGCAGCGCAGGCTGCGCTGCGCGCCCGGGCCGCGCCGCATGGCCGTTGCTCCAGATCGCATGGCGCCAGCCGAGGATCTCGTTGTCCGCATCGAGATCGGCCTCGATCTCGATCGCCATCGCCGCGCCGAACGGCGCATGGGCCATCTCGTCGTGGCGCGACCATTGCACGCGGACCGGACGGCCGGCGGCCCTTGCCAGCAACACGGCATCGAGCGCGACGTCATCGGCCGCATTGTGTCCGTAGCAGCCGGCGCCCTCCGTGTGCTCGACGATGATGCTCTCGGCCGGCAGCTTGAGCACGATGGCGAGATCGGCGCGCAGCAGATAGACACCCTGGCTGTGGGTCCAGATATGAACGCGATCGCCATCCCATTGCGCCATGGCGCAGGACGGCGCGATGGAGGCATGCGCGATGTAGGGGCGGGTATATTGCCGGCGAACGGTTCGGGCCGGCTTGCTCGCTCCGGCCGACGTTCGAGTATCGATGATGCTCGTCTCGACCGGCTGGCTCCTAAGGAAGCCCGCGAGGTCATCTTCATCGGGCAACGGCTCGCCGGCTGACCATGTTGCGCCTTTTCGCAACGCCTTGAGCGCACTTTCAGCCGCCGCTTCGGTCTCGGCGACCACGCCGGCGAACCCGCCGTCGCGGGCAATTGCGACGAGACCGGGAACGGCGCGCGCGGCCGCTTCGTCGAGCCCGGTCAATCTGGCGCCCGAGATATCCGGCCGCAGCACGCATCCATGCAGCATGCCTGGCAGCGCGCGATCATGGATGAAGCGCGGCCGCGCGAACACCTTGTCGGGAATATCGACGCGCTGGACCGAATGTCCGGCAACGCCGCGTGTGGCGGCGAGCTTCGCCGGCGCGCCCGGGGTGGCGTCGCGGTCGAGAGAGACTTCGCCGGCCAGTTCCCAATAGCTGGTCCTGACATTGCCCGGTCCCGAGATCGTGCCGTCGTTGACATCGAGGTGCGACGCATCGACGCCGAGACGCTCCGAGGCCGCGACGAGGAAGAGTTGGCGCACCTCTGCACAGACCTGGCGCAGCGCGCGGCCGGACTGCTGGATCGAGAGGCTGCCCGAAGTGACGCCCTCGTTCGGACTGCGTGCCGTCGAGGCGCGGATCATCTGGATCCGGCCGATATCGACATCGAGCTCGTCCGCGGCGATCTGGGCCAGCGCGGTGACGATGCCTTGGCCGATCTCGACCTTGCCGGGCGAGATCGCAACTTGGCCTTCATCAGTAAATCTCGCCCAGGACGACAGCTTTGGATTGGCCGCCAGGCTGACCGGAAATTTCGGGGCGGGGGATGGCGTGCTCATGGCGCCGCCATCTCCGAGGCCGCCCGCAGCACGGCGCGGACCATGCGGTTATGCGCTCCGCAGCGGCACAGATTGCGATCGAGTGCCGCTCTGACCTCCGTCTCCGTCGGCGACGGATTGCGCCTCAAGAGCGCCGCCGCACTGATCAGGATTCCCGACACGCAATAGCCGCATTGCATCGCCTGTTCGGCGATGAAGGCGGATTGCAGCGGATGCGGCTGCCCCTCGCTGCCGAGGCCTTCGACCGTGACGACCTCCTTGTCGGCGACCGACCACATCGGCATGTCGCAGGAGGAGATCGCGCGATCGCCGACCATCACATAACACGCACCGCATTCATTGGCCCCGCAGCCGAAATGCGGGCCGGTCACGCCGAGACGGCTGCGCAGCACATCGAGCAGCGCCTGATCCGGATCGGCCTCGACCGCGGTCGCGGCGCCGTTGAGATGGAAGCGAATGGTCGGCATTGTCGATCGACGGCCTCAGGACTTGTTGAATTTCTTGACGACGTCGGCCCATTTCGCGATGTCGCCGCGCAGGAATTTGTCGAACTCCTCGGGCGTCATCGACATGGGTACGGTACCCTGTTCTGTCCAGAGTTTTACGATATCGGGCCGCTTCACCATCGCGTTCACGGCGGCGTTGAGCTTGTCGATGATCGGCTTCGGCGTGCCGGCCGGCGCCATCAGGCCGAGCCAGATCGTAGCCTCATAGCCGGGCACGCCGGCCTCGATCGCGGTCGGCACATTCGACAGCACCGCGGAGCGTTGCTTGCCGGTGGTCGCAAGCGCGCGCACCTGGTTCTCGCCGATGTTCGGCGCCATCGCGGGCACCGCGTCGATCATCATCTGTACCTGTCCGCCGATCACGCCGCTGCGCGCTTCACCGCTGTTGCGATAGGGCACGTGCACGACGTCGATGCCGGCCATGGCTTTGAACAGTTCGCCGGCCATGTGGTAGGGCGTGCCCTGACCGGAGGAGGCGTAGTTCAATTGACCCGGCCGCGACTTGGCGAGCACGATGAATTCCTGCAACGTCTTCGCCGCGACCTGCGGGTTCACCACTATGACGAGATCGGAATAGTTTACCGGGACGATCGGCGCGAGGTCGCGCATCAGGTCGTATTTGCGCTGGGCTGCCGTCAATAGCGATTCGTTGGCGGTTTGCGTGTTCGACATCATCAGCAAGGTGTAGCCGTCCGCCGGCGACTTGACTGCCTCGACCGTGCCGATGACGCCGCCGGCGCCGGTACGGTTCTCGATGACGAAGGGTTGGCCAAAACTCTCCTGCAGTACATTGCCGATCAACCGGGCGGCAACATCCGCCGGGCCGCCGGCGCCGAAGGGGACGACGATCCGGACTGCATGCGCAGGATAATCTTGCGCCAAACAGGAGGGTGCGGAGAACGCGCCGAGCAGGCCGGCCGCCAGCGCCAGCATGAATCTTGACCCCGTCATGCCCACCTCCCTGATGTCGTTCTTGTTGGTCGGCACTGTAGCGGCAGGGCGCGCGGACTGTCGACGCCTCAGAAAGTCGATCGAGGCGGGAATATCGGCTGGCTTTCGGGGTGACTTCGCTTCATTTCGCGGTCGCGGCAGGAACCGGCGGCGCGCGGGGTTTGACCAAATTGCATGGGCGTTGCCGGATAAATGCCCTCGGCTGCCTGTTATTTTGATGTTACGAATTTGGCCATGAACCAGCACGCCAAGATCGAGATCCGCCACTCCACCTGTCCACACGATTGCCCGTCGGCCTGCGCACTCGATGTCGAGGTGGTCGAAGGCCGCAGCATCGGCCGCGTCCGCGGCTCCAAGCGGCAGACCTATACGGCCGGCGTGGTCTGCGCCAAGGTCGCCCGCTATGCCGAGCGCATCCATCACCCCGAGCGCGTGATCTATCCGATGCGGCGCGTCGGACCGAAGGGGTCCGGCCAGTTCGCGCGGATCTCCTGGGACGAGGCGCTCGACGAGATCGGGCATCGCTTCAACCAAGCCGAGCGCGAGTTCGGCGCGGAATCGATCTGGCCCTATTACTACGCTGGCACGATGGGGCTGGTGATGCGCGACGGCCTCAATCGGCTGACACATGTGAAGAAATATTCGCGCTTCTACTCGACGATCTGCGCCAATGTCGCGCGCGTCGGTTATGCGATCGGCACCGGCAAGATCGCCGGCGTCGACCCGCGCGAAATGGCGCTTTCCGACCTCGTCGTGATCTGGGGTACCAACCCCGTCAACACCCAGGTCAACGT
The DNA window shown above is from Bradyrhizobium sp. CB1650 and carries:
- a CDS encoding 2Fe-2S iron-sulfur cluster-binding protein, giving the protein MPTIRFHLNGAATAVEADPDQALLDVLRSRLGVTGPHFGCGANECGACYVMVGDRAISSCDMPMWSVADKEVVTVEGLGSEGQPHPLQSAFIAEQAMQCGYCVSGILISAAALLRRNPSPTETEVRAALDRNLCRCGAHNRMVRAVLRAASEMAAP
- a CDS encoding TRAP transporter large permease, with product MELIILGATFFGFLILGVPVAFAIGLSAICTILYEGLPVAVIFQQMMSGMNIFSFLAIPFFVFSGELMLHGGVADKIVQLAKNLVGHIRGGLGMSNVVACTLFGGVSGSPVADVSAMGAVMIPMMKKEGFDTDYAVNVTTHASLVGALMPTSHNMIIYALAAGGKVSIGALIAAGILPALVLMVCMLVAAYAVAVKRGYPAGKFPGWAEVFRSFAAALPGLLIVGIILAGILSGVFTATESAAVAVTYTILLTFFIYRTMTWTNFLRAAAKAVKTTGVVLLLIGVSTMFQYLMGLYEVADLAGDMMSKVSTRPWAIFLLINVILFLLGTFMDMAATILICTPIFLPIAMKAGMDPVQFGMLMLINCALGLNTPPVGTTQFVGCAIGGISVGAVMRTILPFYAALIAALMFVTYVPAFSLWLPRLLMGYKG
- a CDS encoding SDR family oxidoreductase, whose amino-acid sequence is MTDYRKLFDLTGKTAVVLGAASGIGKSSAEALAGLGARVVCADRALDAAEATAAGLREKGGWAEAAACDAASAADVSALATTVMQKFPRLDIAVTTPGLNIRKTILDYTEEDLDRVVTLNVKGTVWFFQAFGRIMVEQKGGSIIACSSVRAVTIEPGLAVYGSTKAAIGLLVKGFASEVGRSGVRVNAIAPSIAETALTGPFKQRPDIYDLYAGHTVFNRWSSADEVATAVAYLASDAASYVSGSTLFVDGGWTAVDGPPTGLTQLSK
- a CDS encoding TRAP transporter small permease — translated: MSDQHVASHDPEALAGRPSTGLLSRINAVIARLGMYLSVSGLLVIVTIVFYQVFGRYVLNSSPTWTENLALVLILYVTLIGAAVGVRDAGHIGMDSLLVMLPDHTREKIELVIHVLVATFGIAMAYNGWILGASVGTVKIPNLGLPEVVRYVPLIASGVLIVSFSIEHIIALLRGEEVVPSWN
- a CDS encoding substrate-binding domain-containing protein produces the protein MTTLNILSGGAAQGLVHGLTDAFKAQTGFRIDGQFGAVGIMADRLRASTPADLVVLTRTLVARLADEHLVTSASIADIGQIDTALAVRSGDPKVTVKTEADLREVLRTADAIFVPDTKASTAGMHVAKVLDQLGIAYEVASRLKIYPNGATAMRELAASTAQRPIGCTQATEIIATDGIVLSGTLPPGCELVTMYTAGITTRAAHPAEARALIALLAGADQGELRRRVGFAG
- a CDS encoding TRAP transporter substrate-binding protein, yielding MKTLTGIITAVALAVSAPLATARDFRSADVHPADYPTVEAVKFMGKQLATASGGKLGVKVFPNGALGSEKDTIEQLKIGALDMMRINASPLNNFVPETIALCLPFVFRDTQHMRTVLDGPIGDEILAAMEPAGLVGLAYYDSGARSIYTVKAPIKSLADLKGLKIRVQQSDLWVGMIQSLGANPTPMPYGEVYTALKTGLVDAAENNWPSYESSRHFEAAKFYNVTEHSLAPEVLVMSKKVWDTLSKEDQAMIRKAAKESVPVMRKLWDEREQASRKTVEAAGVQVVPIANKAEFVDAMKPVYAKFAGDEKLQSIVKRIQDTK
- a CDS encoding tripartite tricarboxylate transporter substrate binding protein, which produces MTGSRFMLALAAGLLGAFSAPSCLAQDYPAHAVRIVVPFGAGGPADVAARLIGNVLQESFGQPFVIENRTGAGGVIGTVEAVKSPADGYTLLMMSNTQTANESLLTAAQRKYDLMRDLAPIVPVNYSDLVIVVNPQVAAKTLQEFIVLAKSRPGQLNYASSGQGTPYHMAGELFKAMAGIDVVHVPYRNSGEARSGVIGGQVQMMIDAVPAMAPNIGENQVRALATTGKQRSAVLSNVPTAIEAGVPGYEATIWLGLMAPAGTPKPIIDKLNAAVNAMVKRPDIVKLWTEQGTVPMSMTPEEFDKFLRGDIAKWADVVKKFNKS
- a CDS encoding molybdopterin cofactor-binding domain-containing protein, whose amino-acid sequence is MSTPSPAPKFPVSLAANPKLSSWARFTDEGQVAISPGKVEIGQGIVTALAQIAADELDVDIGRIQMIRASTARSPNEGVTSGSLSIQQSGRALRQVCAEVRQLFLVAASERLGVDASHLDVNDGTISGPGNVRTSYWELAGEVSLDRDATPGAPAKLAATRGVAGHSVQRVDIPDKVFARPRFIHDRALPGMLHGCVLRPDISGARLTGLDEAAARAVPGLVAIARDGGFAGVVAETEAAAESALKALRKGATWSAGEPLPDEDDLAGFLRSQPVETSIIDTRTSAGASKPARTVRRQYTRPYIAHASIAPSCAMAQWDGDRVHIWTHSQGVYLLRADLAIVLKLPAESIIVEHTEGAGCYGHNAADDVALDAVLLARAAGRPVRVQWSRHDEMAHAPFGAAMAIEIEADLDADNEILGWRHAIWSNGHAARPGRAAQPALLAATEIANPYPRMISSNPPAANGGGGDRNAVPLYDLPAWTITSHRLLTMPVRTSALRTLGGQGNVFAIESLLDEIAALRGEDPIEFRLRHLRDERAKDVIRAAARRAQWKPQKRTGVGHGVGFARYKNTGAYCAAIAEIEGADDVRVKRLTLAVDVGEVINPDGVINQIEGGAIQATSWVLKERVRFDRTHITSTAWTDYPILTFSEVPAVDVEIIQRPEIEPVGAGEAAPGPVTAAIANAVFDCLGVRVRDLPITRDRIIAAMELAS